The following is a genomic window from Salmo salar chromosome ssa23, Ssal_v3.1, whole genome shotgun sequence.
CTGACACTAATGCAGAGTGAGTCTAAACAAACCTtttttgtttcatctgtggagatAGAGACGTGTGTGTTGAATTCGCAAAGCTTTGAATTATTAACAAGTGTCATTAGATGAAGGTGTGTCCTTTCCATACTGTTTAGAGGGAGACCATGGTGTGAATACTACAGTTAGTCACTTACTGTGTAGAatcaaagagagacagacagactcatcGCTGAGAGCCAGGCAACTGCCAAACCCTGCTGTCACAGACTACTGCACTTTGGCTGCCGTTTCCTTGGATACAGGACACTCAGAGAGAAGTTTGTCTTTTGGTTTTCATCATTACTGTAAACATTTTCCCTGAGGACTACTGGAATGACTACTCTCATTTTAGGATCTAAATGGTATGTCTATGCCCTGTCACTCATctgtgtggtctctctctttctctcgctctctctctctctctctttcgctctctctctctctctctctctctcacacactctttctcgctctcactctttcgctctctctctctttctctcgctctctctctttcattctctctctctctcacactctttttctcgctctctctctttcgctctctctctctctttctctcgctctctctctcactctcgttctctctctctcactaggtGCCTGGTCATTCTCTATCTCTGAGCTAGCAGCACCAGGGGTGGAGGTGGGTCGCCTCTCGGCCACAGATGCTGATCTGGGAGAGAACGCCATGCTGGAATATACCATTCTGGACGGAGAGGAGGGGGACACATTTAACATCACCGGAAGAGACCAAGAGGCTGTCATTGTGTTAAACAAGGTGGGCAATAAATAAGGGAGACCAGATATATAGCTCTTAATCAGACTCAAGTCAAAAAACATCCACAATGGTGTAAAATGAGAGGCTAAACTAAGCATTACTCCTCCAAGCCACTCTAACCAGGAAGTTAATTCAGTGAAAAACATAGAAAACAGCAGGACAGTGTTGCCTGCAGAGACTTCAGTCAGCAACAATCAGGTCTGATAATAGGATGCTTTGAATAAAGAAATATTTGGTCTGGAAACAGTATTTTAACAGTTTTTCATCAGTCATTTTTCCTAGCAATCCTGTTGTGTGATTGCAGGCAATGTCACAAACTTTAATTCACTTAAACAAAACATTATCTCACCTTGGTTTGCTTGAAAAAAGAGATCCAAATACCCTGGACTTTATGCACAACTATTTGAAAAATGAAAGATTCCATCTAGCAGTTGAATTGAAATCGCCAACCAGAAAATAGTTTGTGAGCCTGTGTTTTCCTCAGTGTGGTGTCAAGTACATGGGGCATCGCAAGCTCCATTTAACAAAGTGTGTGAGATGAGGGTAAGAGTATGAGATAGAATGTGGGAATGATGAATCAACATGGGAGCAAATGAATTATGGAACAAGGGTAGGGGAAGGGGCACGGtgaaaagaagaagaaagagagagtgttcgAGCaacggagaaagagagaaaagtggTTATAGGAAAGGACATAAGTCAAATCTAATTGGTTGTACTGTATTTCTCTCCTCAGCTGCTCGACTATGAGAGGTGCGGTTCCTACTCGTTCTCAGTGGAGGTTATGAATCCCGTAGTGGACGCACGGTTCCTACGAAAGGGTCCCTTTAAGGACCGGGCGACCGTACGGGTCATGGTCCTCAATGCAGACGAGCCACCCCGCTTCTCCCGGTCACGTTACCGTCTAGATGTGCCTGAGAACTGTCCTCCTGTCTGCAGCGTGGGTCGGGTGTCTGCTGTGGACCCAGACACGGGACAAAGCTCCAACATCAGGTAGCCTACACTCAGCCAGTCAGTCCgtccgtcagtcagtcaatcTGTCCTTCATTCACTCACATTTTCTTTTCTCAAACTATTCCCCCCGTCACTCTCTCAGGTACTCTATTGACCCTCAGTCTGACCCAGAGGCTCTGTTCCGTATTGCTTCTGACAGCGGCCTTATCACCACGGTGATGGAGTTGGACCGGGAGCGCGAGCAGTGGCATAATATCACTGTCATCGCCACACAGAGAGGTATGaggctctccccccccccccctctcctctcagcttcAGCCGCCCCCCAGGAAATACACGCACTCTGGCTTAGTAGAGTCATGTTTTCCCCCCATATCACTCATGGTAGCCCTGGGGTGAGAGCTGTGAAAAGCTGTAATGAAGTTGATGTTGAACTCACCAGGCACTCCTTTCCTGTTCCAGACAATCCTAACCTTGTGACCAGAGTTGTGGTTGCCATAGAGACGCTGGACCAGAATGATAATGCACCAGAGTTGGACAGGCAGTACACGACGTCTGTGTGTGACTCCAGTACCCCTGGACAGGTCAGTGCTGCTGCTAACACTTACCTACAGAATGTAACTCTGACACTGCACTTTAtcagtctatctatctatagcCCCGCATGCTGATAACCATAATGCATTTTTTTTACTCCAACCTTTAGAGGACAATTCTCTTTAGAAGTCTTTGAAGATTTCCTATTCCTTTTATTGTCTAATTTTTATGAAATTGGAACTGATGTCAGATCACTGTGTCCTGTTTCTCTAGCCTGCCATTGGCTGAGTTCTTTTTCTCTAATGCCATTGGCTGACTTCTTTTTCTCCAATGCCATTGGCTCAGTTCTGTGACTGTGAGGTCCAATAGaagtcctcctctctctgctctgtctcccaGGTTGTTCAGGTACTGCGGGCGGTGGATAGGGACCAGGGAGGACAGGACGCCACAGTCCACTTCAGCATCCCTCCAGAGTCCAGTTCTGCTCTAAACCTCACCATCAGGGAGAGTGGAGGTGCCCTCTAGCAATATTCAACCTCCGTGTCAAACTGTCACCCTCCTCAGCCCTCTGCCTAATGCATGTCAAATCAGAAATTCTGCAGGGGATCATTTCTTTGACATGCTTGATGACAGTGTACCTACATCTTATAGTATATAAGCCTGTCGAACTTCTAGTATTCATTTTAGGACTGACATAGTGCAACTGGAGAATGGCATTCCTGTACCAGTGACCTGACGACTGGCTTGAGTTTCTGGTGTTACTGTCTTATTTAACCCCAGGTGCCACAGCGAGACTGGTGCTCCAGTCGACCCTGCAGCCCCTCGCtggcttctcctcctccctcctcaccctgtaCGTGCCCATCGTGCTGCGGGACGGGGCGTCCGGCCTCACCAACACCGGGACGGTCACCGTGACCGTGTGTCCATGTCTGAGAGGAGGCATGCAGGCCGAGGAGAGGGGCAGGCagagggacaggggctgggagagacagacagtatgtcTGCCCCTGCCCTCCGCCTCTCCATCACTCATCTTCAGTATGGTCACCTTGCTGGCCCTGCTGGCCTGTGTCACCACGCTGCTGGGTAAGACTCTCTGTGTAGTAGGACAACTGTCAAATCAATGTATAGTACATGCCTGTTTGTACTGTTtgcactatactgtatgtctgtctgtctattcgtTGTCTGtccttctatctgtctgtctgaagaTCTGTATCCCATGAAATGGACAGCAGTGTGTGGTATTTACGatcatgtatctctctctctctctctccccccccctccctccctccctagtggtgtgtgctctgtctctgtctctgcggCATCAGAAGCGAGACTCCCACTCCCCATTTGAGGAGGATGATGTGAGGGAGAACATCATTACCTACGATGACgaagggggaggggaggcagACACTGCTGCCTTTGACATCACCGCGCTCCAGAGCATGCACAGAGTACAGCGCATGCAGGATGGCAGGAACATGTGAGCTGTGACGTtggtttgtgtagtgtgtgtgagggcatgtgtctgtgtgtgtgtacttgcgtGCATGCGTGTTCCTCTGCCTTATGCTCATCTCTTCGCCCAGATGGTACACCCAGCAGAATCAGGCCAGGGCTAGGACGTACAGCTGGAGCCGGACCCCACACTCTGCTTTGGACCCCCGGCATCCAAGCTCAACCCCTGTGTACGGACACCTCTGCTACAGCATCCACACCCTGCCTGTCCTCAGAGACCTTCCCGAGGGGCCCACTCCATTCCAGTCGGGTCTGCAGCTGGCCAAACTGATGGAAACCTATGGGCTTCCTGGCCATCAGATGGGTAACGTTAATAATTCCCAAGTCATCCAGAACCAGAGCACATTTGATCTGCTAGAGTCTGGAGCGGTTCCTCTCAACCCTGCTGAGCCACAGTTCCCCAGCAGAGAAGGACCAGAGAGCATGAGGGCTGACagcagacccacagagagagagggaggcagggagaccaACACtgacaaccagcagcagcagctgcatcCGAACCAGGGACCAATCAGGGTCAGATATGAACTTTCATATATAATGGGTGTAATAATGTTGTTATTATTTTGGTCAATCTCTGACTATTTTTCCTATTAAAGTATTTATAATTCCTCATAAAATCATTGTGTATTTCCTCCCCAGACACAGCCTGAGTCTGTACTGACAGATGAAGCACTAGTTCTGACctactctgtcccaaatggctcatGCTCCCAGAGTCACAGCAGTAGCATCTCTTCCTCAGAGCAGCAGGAGAACAAGACAGAGTCCTCTCCCtcacagaccaccaccaccactggagCTTCCAGCTCTGCAGTAGATGACACAGACACAGATTCCTCTACTCTCCCCAGCTCAGAGAAGAATGAAAACACTGTTGGTGTTAGCCAAGTAAATAGCAGtcacacccacactaacacactggcggAGTCAACATACAGCATTGTGGGTTCACTAAACCAGGGCAGTGGAGGGATACCTGTGACCGGGACTACGTTGTATCCAGGCAGTGCAGAATTCCTGAACATGTACGCGTTTGGTAGGAGCCTCTCTGGAGGCATGCTGGGATACGGCAGGGGGTGGGGCTGTGCCCAGGGACTGGTGTCTAACAGGGCAGGGGCAAAGGGTGGGGCTAACTGTAACCCCTCCCTGCCTTTGAGGATGGAGGACTTCCTGAAGCACCGTTTGGACCAGGTGACTGACCTATCCCAGCCACCCTACGACTCACTGCAAACCTATGAGTTTGAGGGGGGGGACTCCCGGGCGGGGTCACTGAGCTCACTGGAAAGCGAGggcgagagggaggaggagagagggagggacgcgGTAGACGAGTTGGACCAGAATTTCCATAGGCTAGTGAAGATAAtcgaagagagagaacaagaaaagGAGTGTGAGAGAAGTTCAGTGGAGGAGACGCCACGGGCAGAAGATAGAAGCCAGGGTTTGGATGTCAACGAGATGAGCAAAACAGAGAGTGTTGATGAAGAGAAAGAGGTCTCAAGGTGGGATTTTTAGAGAACCTGCGAATCAAAGAGACTGAATAGGAgtttggagaggagagacaaaacACTCCAACAGATGCAATTTAAAAGCAATACGGGGGTGTTATGCACGACTTCAGAGAGAAAATGATTCCGTTCTGTTCTGTTCAATGAATAAACTTCCTGCTTGTTGGCTATGCAGCACAGCTGAGACATGTCGGAGGACCCATCATCACATCTCATAAACTCACCCTTGTGTTTATTAAACAGTATATCAAAAATGTAACTTTTAGACTTTCCTTGTAACTGATATGAATAATGCACCTAGGCTTTCTACACTGAAGTTATGAAAAATGCACTTTCTGAAATATTGATTCCCAGCCCTGAaagctgcattgttggaaaatagGCCTCATGAAAAATGAAAGGGAATTGTGATATTTAATGTTGATAGTTAATTAGGTGCACTCTCACTCAGAACACTGTTGTTCCCAAAGGCGACATTTAAACATGGATAACTGAATTGAACTTATTCTAAAAAGCATACCAATTCCACACATCTACACTTGCATACTGTaggcatacacacagacacacacttataGAGCTAATGTGAATATATAATGGTGAATCTGTGCACATTACATCCAGTCAAATGAAAGCTGTTCAGGTGATGATATTATGTCACAATCAGGAGGGAGCTCTTCAGAATTGTATAGACTTTGACACCCAGGCAATGTATTGTCCCAGTAATTATAATCACGGTAATAGGTTCTATGAAACACTATGCAATTTGCACACTGACTAGACATAATACGTCTCTGAAGAAAGAAGCCTTGTAAAAAGTTGAATATGTTTCCTACTATAGCGACATGATTATGTGCATACTGTAAATATCATCCTCCGCAATGTGGTGATTATTGAGTGGAGGATTTCACACAGACCACAAAAGTGTCCCTTTATGAGAAACACTGTCATTATTTCAGAATTTGTAGTGATTAAATGGTTGGTGTTAAAGAAGATGTCTGTTGTGCCACGTTATTTCCCATGTGATAGTTTTCCTAGATAGTTCAGCTATAAACCTGTTTATTGACTGATCTATTACGAATTTCATCTTTGCAATCCATGGAACTGCACAATCTTGCTCTTTCTTTAAAAACTGACATGGAATTGGGTAAGCTTACGCACGCAATCGTACTGTTTACTATACTATTCATAATTTAACTAAAGAATGATTCATATGACCACCAATCAATATTTCCCCCAAAAGATATTGAGATTGAGATAACACTGTACGGCTCATTTGTACTACTATTGCAAAAACTAATTGCTTTCAGAATTTTTCGATTACTGTGTGATGACTACATTTAGCAGAGACCTGGGGCCTTGGCCAAACTGCTGTTTGTTCGTCCCACCAGGCTAACCAGGGGAAATTAAATCTTAATCAACCAACTATCTTAATGAGAATTCGATTTGAACTtgagaaatttgacaaacaatcTATTGCTCTTTGGGGTGAAAAATGAGGTGTGGAGATTGACCCGGGGCTTACAAGAAGAACAGAGATGGCAACGAGAAAGAGGAATAAAAGAAAACTGTGAATGAATAGTCTAGGGCCCAATTCGAGAATGGTCCTAACAGTAAATGAAAGAAAGGACGAGTTGAGTATTTACATTAATACCAAACTAATGACAAAGAGATGACAAAATATGAGGGAAATTATTACCATGACTATGTACAgttgtgttttatacagtataaaacacataTATTGCATGGCTCTGGCCAATCTGAACCAATCTGGTTATACACATAAAAAGTGTAGTAATGTTGAAAACAGTGAAGTGCTGATATTTAGGTTTGTGGcagtgcaacactgcccacagaGGTCAAGTCTATGTATTGCATTAATGCATCAACTCTGTCCTCAAGTACTCATTTTGCACCCTGGGAGAACTGTAGAATCTCTTCAACCACTAGTCTCATAGTCACTCCTTTAGGAACCAGAACACACTGCATACCTGAGGGTAAATTCAAGTAAAGTTACTTGTCTTGTTATCTCCTTTGGGAGTGAACGGTTTATGCAACATActtgtgtgacgaccctcccactctgtctgccaaattctttctctttgctcttgtcggtgggcggagccgggagggtcgtcagcgaaatgggacacacctgggcccagGTGTGTtccagggataaatacacctttccCCCATACATTACTCTCTTCATGTAGACACACTGTtatttttggttgtggcatttggAGGCTTCTTTATGTTCATTTGTTTTGGCGTCTCTCAAcaaccctcattatcaccatctgTGCACGCATCCACTCACACTACTGAGTACACATTCCATTATTACTCGGATATAGTTTACTTTATTTCATGAAAATGTTTGTCTCCCTCTTTGTCACGGGCTACAAGCCGGTGTGTAACAAGTGGGGGCTCGTCCGGGTTCATAAGGTTGGATGCTAGACATTTTGGCGTATAGTATTTTGTTGCATTATGATGGTTTAATGCTAATTGGGATGCGCTTTGGTTGATATTCACTGCCTAGTCTTATAAGTGTTCGGTATAGTGCCTTAGAGATGTATCAGTAATTTTGGTTGTCCGAAGATGTCATCAAACAGGCTTGGAAAGTATGTAAGTAGGACTAATACTAGTGTCGTTAGGCTAACTGGTATGAGTATTTTGTTTGGGAGAAAACGTGAAAGTCAGTGTTTGATAAACACTGTAGGTGCTTTGTTTGCATCTCGTTACAACTTTCTTTGAGTTGCGCTGTTTGGTAGGCCCAGGGTTGGTTGCCTTTGTTTGTTTGGTAAACTTGCCACTGCGGTGGTTAGTTGGTTGTATGCTGCGTTGGAAAGAGTAACATTAgttagtttccaggcccctgccTAGGCTGGAAGCTCTTGCTCTACTCGCTGTTGGAACACCGGTCCGAGGAGGTCAGTTCAATCACCTGTGTACCTCAGTGGCAGATTTGGGTAGGGTAGTGCTATTTGCGACCCGGAGCTATAGCCTGTCTTTTCCCCTGTTAGGCTTAGCGACATGTTCCACTTTGGAATACGTTGGGCACCACAAATCCACACCAAGACTAGGGTTGCGTTATTGTAGGATTTGGAGAAGCTCCTGatatatctcatctctctcctgtgGTGCCCAGTTTGATTGGTGCTTCTCTTGTTGTGGTTCGGTCTGGTGTGCTCAGCAGAGGGCCAGAGCAAAATCTTTTATTGCAGTTACTTGTGACTATGGCGTCTAATGTAGACGAGTTCATTCGCGTTCCACCAGAGGAACTGTTAGAATTATGTACTAAAGAACAGCTGTTGAAGGTTACTGAACACTACCAGGTTGAAATTAGTGATATACGTCAAAAAATGATGTTAGGTTGATATTGAAGGCCAATCTGATGGAGATTGGCATACTCGTAGGTATCACTGGGGCAGAATCTGCTGAGGAATCGCCACCTCCCCAGTCATCTCCCCACTTCGCTACATTGGCCGCTCCATCTGTTAGCCCTAGTAGTCTTTTTTTTATCAGCTGTTATAGCTAGAGCATGATCGTGTTAAGCATGGAAAGGAATTGGAACTTAAACAGGATTTGGAGCATGCTGATTGTGTTAAGCATGAAAAGGAATTTAAACAGGATTTGGAGCGTGCTAAAATCAAGCTGTAACAAGAGCGGCTAGAATTGGTTAGAGAAGGAAAGCTCTCAGGGGAGAGTTTGCTTAGGGaaggtgaccctgatttagctagGGGTCTCTCGGTCGTGCCCCGGACACATATTATATTGTTGGAAACTTACAGCTGTTGACAAAATTTAATGAGAAGGACCCTAAAACGTATTTTCGTTGTTTGAGTGTGTTGCTGACACTAGGAGTTGGCCTAATTCTGATCTCACTTTAATGTTGCAGTGTGTATTGACTGGTAAAGCGCAGGAAGCATATTCAGCTCTTGGTGTAGCCGACAGTCTCAGCTATGCTAAGGTTAAAATGGCTGTGCTACAGATTTACGAATTGGTTCCTGAGGCTTACCGCCAATGATTTAGAACTTTAAAAAGGGCTGAAAAACAGACTCATATTGCGAGAGTTATCTTCACAGATTTATCGCTGGTGTTCTGCCTCTGCAGTTACGACTTTCCAGGGGCTGTGTGATCTGATTATGCTAGAGCAATTTAAGGACACAATCCCTGATCGAATAGCCAAGTACATTAGCAAACGAAAAGTGAAGTCTCTGAAGCTGCGGTTTTGGCGGGTTGAGTATGTTTTGACTCACAAAAGTGGCTTTGCAGAACCCagtagatgtggccagggcaataaattgcaatgtccgtactatgagacacctaagacagtgctacagggagacaggatggacagctgatcatcctcgcagtagcagaccacgtgtaacaatacctgcacaggatcgatacatctgaacatcaaacctgtgggacaggtacaaaCCCAccttcgctggaccagacaggactggcaaaaagtgctctatACTGACAAGtctcggttttgtctcaccaggggtgatggtcggattctcgttaatcgtcgaaggaatgagcgttacaccgaggcctgtactctggagcgggatcgatttggaggtgaagggtccgtcatggtctggggcggtgtgtcacagcatcatcggactgagcttgttgtcattgcaggcaatttcaacgctgtgtgttacagggaagacatcctcctccctcatgtggtcctcttcctgcaggctcattctgACATGACCCTCAAGCATGGCAATGCCATCAGCCattctgctcgttctgtgcgtggtttcctgcaagacaggaatgtcagtgttctaccttggccagcgaagagcccagatctcaatcccattgagcacgtctgggacctgttggatcggagggtgagagctagggccattcccccaagaaatgtccgggaacttgcaggtgccttggtggaagagtggggtaacatctcacagcaagaactggcaaatctggtgcagtccatgaggaggagatgcactgcagtacttaatgcagctggtggccacaccagacactaactgttacttttgattttgaccccccctttgttcagggacacattgttccatttctattagtcacatgtctgtggaacttgttcagtttatgtctcagttgttgaatcttgttatgtccatacaaatatttacacatgttaagttcggaaaataaacgcagttgacagtgagaggacgtttctttttttgctgagtttagctgactttatttaataaaaatatatctccacgttgtctccctttttgttacagGCTACGAGCCAGTTCGTAACACTTGCTAAGTTGCTATACTCCAAAACAGCTGTCATGACACTCTCATTGTATATTATAATTTTGAGATCATTGATATCTTTTCTCTGTTGTGTATGTATTTTAATGACTTTGGAAGTTAGAGTGGACTTCATAAATTGGTTTGAGTTTATATACTTTATGGAGGTGTAAAGTACCTAGTCGAATGACGTCTTTGATGTTCCTATGTTCAGCATCAAAGAAAGTCATCTCACTGAAATTTGAATCCACTGTCTGCCTGGAGCCTGAACAAATACACAATGACAGTGTGTTCCACTACAAACACACTTTGACGGCCAGTTACCCAAGCATAAACACAAACATGAAAGAATGTCGCCGATCCTaacttttttgtacataatgtttctgccatcgTTTCCTATGACCCAAAACCGCTTCTGGACAGCTGTCACTAACCTCGATTTGAATGAAGATTTCTTCTTGAGTCAGCGACGCAGGAAATATTGCACACCCCGGACCAGGAACTAAACCTCGAGACTCGGAAAAGGAAAAGGCGGCGTAAGAGAGGCCAGCGTGTGGGCACCCTATCGAAACTATGTTGGCGTATAAATAATCTGCCTCTATCCTCCGTTCTATTGGCGAACGTACAGTACAATCGCTGGAGAACAAATTTGACAAGCTCTGTTTGAGACTATTCTATCAATGGGACctgaactgtaatatcctatgtttctctgattcgtggctgaacaaggacatggataatatacatctaGCTAGTTTTTCTATGCATCGTCAAGACTGTACGGCAGTGTCGGGTAAGGATAGGGGGGAGGGGTATGTCTTTCAGCTGGTGCTCGATATCTaataaggaagtctcaaggttctgcTCGCATGAGTTAGATTccgtcatgataagctgtagaccataatatactggacaaaaatataaatgcaaacattttaaagattttagtgagttacagttcatataaggaaatcagtcaattgaagtaaataaattaggccctaatctttggatttcacatgactgggaatgcagatatgcatctattggtcacagataccttaaaaaaaatgtaggggcgtggatcagaaaaccagtcagtatctgatgtgaccaccccacatctccttcgcaaagagtggatcaggctgctgattgtgggctgtggaatgttgtcccactcctcttcaatggctgtacgaAGTTGTTGGATATCGGtggaaactggaacacgctgtcataaacgttgatccagaacatcccaaacatgctcaatgggtgacatgtttggtgagtatccaggccatggaagaactgggaaatttttagcttccagaaattgtgtatagatccttgcgacatggggccgtgcattatcatgctgaaacatgaggtgatggcggcagatgacaggcacgacaatgggcctcaggatctcatcacggtatctctgtgaattcaaattgccatagataaaatgcaattgtgttcgttgtctgtagcttatgcctacccataccataaccccaccaccaccatgtggCACtccgttcacaacgttgacattagcaaaccgctcgcccacatgacatcatacacgtggtctgccagttggacatactgccaaattcttttaaattatgttggaggcagcttatggtagagaaatgaacattaaattatctggcaacagctctggtggacattcctgcagtcaacatgccaattgcacgctccctcaacttgagacatctgtgacattgtgttgtgtgacaaaactgcacattttagtggtcttttattgtccccagctcaaaggtgcacctgtgtaatgatcatgctgtttaattagcttcttgatatgccacacatgtcaggtggattATCTTagcgaaggagaaatgctcactaacagggatgtaaacaaatgtgtgcgcaACAttggagaaataagctttttgtgcagtatggacaatttctgggatattttattttagctgaaacatgggaccaacactttacatgttgcctttatattcttgttcagtgtatttaacaagagagttttcatctatattatatatctatttatcaccacaaatcgatgctggcactaagaccgcactcaacaaacTGTATAGGACATAAGCAAACAATAAAAGGCTCACCCAGAGGAGgggctcctagtggccggtgattttaatgcatgGAAACTGAAAttggttttacctcatttctgcaagcatgtcacatgtgcaactagAGGAGACTAAACTCTAGatcacatttactccacacacacaaacggtTACAAAgctctttctccctccatttggcaaatctgaccgtaACTCTATCCTCCCACTACGACctccgacgagccatcaaacaggaaaagcaaAAATACAGGACTAAAAACGAATCCTACTACCCTGGCTCTGATGCtcctcggatgtggcagggctagcAAACTattatggattacaaagggaaacccagctgtgaGCTTACCAGTAacccgagcctaccagatgagctaaatgcctt
Proteins encoded in this region:
- the LOC106584214 gene encoding cadherin-20; this encodes MTTPTVLLLVLVCMWEEQRGRSSLTVSLPITARNSQEDLIELRAAENFLVNHGQNAEVPMTTHIPLTPGLTDKEKNGMDEIVQISTQTPDFTLQTTLTRKIWNVITSKSDHVDNGDNVHTQSLEAQQSMEAEANGDPNHHVKLQTVSHPESRVLPEGISGRGLVSRGEGLTLTGVGPHSRRKRSWQWNQFFVIEEYRGPEPVLIGRLHTDMDRGDGRTKYILEGEGVGSVFVIDGNTGNIHVTKSLDREEKDQYRLIAMVTDRQTGHALEPSSMFIIRVQDINDNPPVFQNEPYSTTVPEMANIGTSIIQVTATDADDPTYGNSARLVYAVTQGQQYFSVDPQTGVLRTAVTDMDRENQDTYLVVLEAKDMGGHLGGMSGTTTVTVRLSDVNDNPPHFRKSAWSFSISELAAPGVEVGRLSATDADLGENAMLEYTILDGEEGDTFNITGRDQEAVIVLNKLLDYERCGSYSFSVEVMNPVVDARFLRKGPFKDRATVRVMVLNADEPPRFSRSRYRLDVPENCPPVCSVGRVSAVDPDTGQSSNIRYSIDPQSDPEALFRIASDSGLITTVMELDREREQWHNITVIATQRDNPNLVTRVVVAIETLDQNDNAPELDRQYTTSVCDSSTPGQVVQVLRAVDRDQGGQDATVHFSIPPESSSALNLTIRESGGATARLVLQSTLQPLAGFSSSLLTLYVPIVLRDGASGLTNTGTVTVTVCPCLRGGMQAEERGRQRDRGWERQTVCLPLPSASPSLIFSMVTLLALLACVTTLLVVCALSLSLRHQKRDSHSPFEEDDVRENIITYDDEGGGEADTAAFDITALQSMHRVQRMQDGRNIWYTQQNQARARTYSWSRTPHSALDPRHPSSTPVYGHLCYSIHTLPVLRDLPEGPTPFQSGLQLAKLMETYGLPGHQMGNVNNSQVIQNQSTFDLLESGAVPLNPAEPQFPSREGPESMRADSRPTEREGGRETNTDNQQQQLHPNQGPIRTQPESVLTDEALVLTYSVPNGSCSQSHSSSISSSEQQENKTESSPSQTTTTTGASSSAVDDTDTDSSTLPSSEKNENTVGVSQVNSSHTHTNTLAESTYSIVGSLNQGSGGIPVTGTTLYPGSAEFLNMYAFGRSLSGGMLGYGRGWGCAQGLVSNRAGAKGGANCNPSLPLRMEDFLKHRLDQVTDLSQPPYDSLQTYEFEGGDSRAGSLSSLESEGEREEERGRDAVDELDQNFHRLVKIIEEREQEKECERSSVEETPRAEDRSQGLDVNEMSKTESVDEEKEVSRWDF